In a genomic window of Deinococcus aerophilus:
- a CDS encoding Glu/Leu/Phe/Val dehydrogenase family protein gives MLILEEMQSRGHESLTLLHHAPSGLKAALAVHSTILGPAIAGVRLREQDEELAVRGALALSESLTLKAALAGLNYGGGACVIMMPDTRVDDPHAREALFRALGRQARPLASRVVLTEDIGVTPADIAFVAQETPATLGMNTDTSSVTGYGVYRGMKAAARFALGSESMRGVRVAILGVGAVGRALAAHLHREGARLTVSDDRPERAQALADDLSGVEVVPCSSALDVPCDIFAPCGYGHSIHSADVPRLQCRLIAGGEHHPLTLRGEAAVKEAGIVYMPDFAVNSAGLIAAATGADMNAAAEQVYQTVSRITHVAEQYSKPPHLVARKMAERRIELIGSLGRA, from the coding sequence ATGTTGATACTCGAGGAGATGCAGTCGCGCGGGCACGAGAGCCTGACGCTTCTTCACCACGCGCCCAGCGGCCTGAAGGCGGCCCTGGCGGTGCATTCCACCATTCTGGGCCCCGCCATCGCGGGCGTGCGGCTGCGCGAGCAGGACGAGGAACTTGCGGTGCGCGGCGCCCTGGCCCTGTCCGAGAGCCTGACCCTGAAAGCGGCGCTGGCCGGCCTGAACTACGGCGGCGGGGCCTGCGTGATCATGATGCCCGACACCCGGGTGGACGACCCGCATGCGCGCGAGGCGCTGTTCCGGGCGCTGGGGCGGCAGGCGCGGCCGCTGGCCTCGCGGGTGGTGCTCACCGAGGACATCGGGGTCACGCCCGCCGACATCGCCTTTGTGGCCCAGGAAACGCCCGCCACGCTGGGCATGAACACCGATACCAGCAGCGTGACCGGCTACGGCGTGTACCGCGGCATGAAGGCCGCCGCCCGCTTCGCGCTGGGCTCCGAGAGCATGCGCGGCGTGCGGGTGGCGATTCTGGGCGTGGGCGCGGTGGGCCGGGCGCTGGCCGCCCACCTGCACCGCGAGGGCGCACGCCTGACCGTCTCGGACGACCGGCCCGAACGTGCCCAGGCGCTGGCCGACGACCTCAGCGGCGTGGAGGTCGTGCCGTGCAGCAGCGCGCTGGACGTGCCGTGTGACATCTTCGCGCCGTGCGGCTACGGCCACAGCATCCACAGCGCCGACGTGCCGCGCCTGCAGTGCCGCCTGATCGCCGGCGGCGAGCACCATCCCCTGACGCTCCGGGGCGAGGCGGCGGTCAAGGAAGCGGGCATCGTGTACATGCCCGACTTCGCCGTCAACTCGGCCGGCCTGATCGCCGCGGCCACCGGGGCCGACATGAACGCGGCGGCCGAGCAGGTGTACCAGACCGTCAGCCGCATCACCCACGTTGCCGAGCAGTACAGCAAACCGCCCCACCTCGTCGCCCGCAAGATGGCCGAGCGCCGCATCGAACTGATCGGCAGCCTGGGCCGGGCTTGA
- a CDS encoding E3 binding domain-containing protein codes for MEQIAPLARILAEANGIEWQRLQGSGEGGTIVEQDILNYLTRIMSGEEEPPSTPVDAIPDGWTGDEQLPPGMFSADMLSQAGVDSDIAAFVEQSRPVTPQAAAPDNEALEFELDDADGDDLSAAPAQPEPARFVDEQPGNPTSPDLIAPDHARAPLAAAMPEVVAVPEVAAPEVVAPAPAAPARAPMGLGNLLSQLYRKDKAPEAAPAEVVPAAVIPAAAAPVVTAPELQVAPPVTEPAAPQPVLAEASDVAAEAAEETVEAAPAPSAPEQAEPEASTPEAPEVAEPEGTEPEVIDTYAAEHDQGAADTSAEAAPETPTSEPDAPAGAQPLEAVPHPAAVPTLISVPTPVAAPAGAVWFGTYLRRDAVVGAADDLRTQLSEALDQDVSLAFLVARAAGRHAGLLNLGSVALQGEDGQAQTVQDGALRDAVAVLGGGHAGTPDLLVVDAGALGLDELHYPHTVTLSVGRVRDGAAALTLNGDVDARQAAQFLGRVAEALEKPIALVL; via the coding sequence ATGGAACAGATTGCGCCGCTTGCCAGAATCCTGGCGGAAGCGAACGGCATTGAATGGCAGAGGTTGCAGGGGTCCGGCGAGGGCGGCACGATCGTCGAGCAGGACATTCTGAACTACCTCACGCGCATCATGAGCGGAGAGGAGGAGCCGCCCTCGACCCCGGTGGACGCCATTCCCGACGGCTGGACCGGCGACGAGCAGCTGCCGCCCGGCATGTTCAGCGCCGACATGCTCAGCCAGGCCGGGGTGGACAGTGACATCGCCGCCTTCGTCGAGCAGTCGCGCCCGGTCACGCCGCAGGCCGCCGCTCCCGACAACGAGGCCCTGGAATTCGAGCTCGATGATGCCGACGGCGACGACCTGAGCGCCGCGCCGGCCCAGCCGGAACCCGCCCGGTTTGTGGACGAGCAACCCGGCAACCCGACCTCGCCCGACCTGATCGCCCCGGACCACGCCCGCGCTCCGCTGGCGGCGGCCATGCCCGAAGTCGTCGCGGTACCCGAAGTCGCCGCGCCGGAAGTCGTGGCCCCCGCGCCCGCCGCCCCGGCCCGCGCCCCCATGGGCCTGGGCAACCTGCTCTCGCAGCTGTACCGCAAGGACAAGGCCCCCGAAGCGGCTCCGGCCGAGGTCGTTCCAGCCGCAGTTATTCCAGCGGCAGCGGCTCCGGTCGTGACGGCTCCCGAACTGCAGGTGGCGCCGCCCGTGACCGAGCCTGCCGCGCCCCAGCCGGTGCTGGCCGAGGCTTCTGACGTGGCTGCCGAAGCGGCCGAGGAGACTGTCGAGGCGGCGCCTGCCCCCAGTGCGCCGGAGCAGGCCGAGCCCGAGGCCTCCACGCCCGAAGCGCCCGAAGTTGCAGAGCCCGAAGGCACAGAGCCCGAAGTCATCGATACCTACGCTGCCGAACACGACCAGGGAGCTGCGGACACGAGTGCCGAGGCTGCCCCTGAGACCCCCACCTCTGAACCGGACGCGCCCGCCGGAGCGCAGCCGCTGGAGGCGGTGCCCCACCCCGCCGCTGTGCCCACCCTGATCTCTGTGCCCACCCCGGTCGCTGCGCCTGCCGGAGCCGTGTGGTTCGGCACCTACCTGCGCCGCGACGCCGTGGTCGGAGCGGCCGACGACCTGCGCACGCAGCTGTCCGAGGCGCTGGATCAGGACGTCTCGCTGGCCTTCCTGGTGGCGCGCGCTGCCGGACGCCATGCCGGCCTGCTGAACCTGGGCAGCGTGGCGCTGCAGGGCGAGGACGGACAGGCCCAGACCGTACAGGACGGCGCGCTGCGCGACGCGGTCGCGGTCCTGGGCGGCGGCCACGCCGGCACCCCCGATCTGCTCGTCGTGGACGCTGGAGCGCTGGGTCTGGACGAACTGCACTACCCCCACACCGTGACCCTCAGCGTAGGCCGCGTCCGGGACGGCGCCGCCGCCCTGACCCTCAACGGCGATGTGGACGCCCGTCAGGCCGCGCAGTTCCTGGGCCGTGTGGCCGAGGCCCTGGAAAAACCCATCGCGCTGGTGCTGTAA
- the pdxY gene encoding pyridoxal kinase PdxY yields the protein MSLSDAPAPEAAVPDLSVPTSLLSIQSWVSYGHVGNAAAVFPLQRLGFEVWAIHTVQFSNHTGYGAWTGAVFPPENIAELIDGIEARGVLPQCAGVLSGYMGSGGTVAAVVEAVRRVRAVNPAALYCCDPVMGDVGRGVFVRPELPDLIAAQALSAADILTPNQFELELLTGQSVRTLEEALAAAAALRERMHPGGPRIVLVTSLVRGDAPADSIETLAVTGDGAWLCRTPLLPLDPPRNGTGDAIAALFFGHYLQSGEVTTALQRSMGALYGLLERTHRTGSREIALIAAQEEFVRPSHTFTVDQVG from the coding sequence ATGAGTCTTTCCGATGCGCCGGCCCCCGAAGCTGCGGTCCCTGACCTGTCCGTGCCCACCTCCCTGCTGAGCATCCAGTCGTGGGTGAGCTACGGGCATGTGGGCAACGCCGCCGCCGTCTTTCCGCTGCAGCGGCTGGGCTTTGAGGTCTGGGCCATCCACACCGTGCAGTTTTCCAACCACACCGGCTACGGCGCGTGGACCGGCGCGGTGTTTCCGCCCGAGAACATCGCCGAACTGATTGACGGCATCGAGGCGCGGGGCGTGCTGCCGCAGTGCGCGGGCGTGCTGAGCGGCTACATGGGCAGCGGCGGCACGGTGGCGGCGGTGGTGGAGGCCGTGCGCCGGGTGCGGGCCGTCAATCCGGCGGCGCTGTACTGCTGCGACCCGGTGATGGGCGACGTGGGCCGCGGCGTGTTCGTGCGCCCGGAACTGCCCGACCTGATCGCCGCGCAGGCGCTGAGTGCGGCCGACATTCTGACGCCCAATCAGTTTGAGCTCGAACTGCTGACCGGCCAGAGCGTGCGAACCCTGGAGGAGGCCCTGGCGGCGGCGGCGGCGCTGCGCGAACGGATGCACCCGGGGGGGCCGCGCATTGTCCTCGTGACCAGTCTGGTGCGTGGGGACGCCCCGGCCGACAGCATCGAGACGCTGGCCGTGACCGGGGACGGTGCGTGGCTGTGCCGCACGCCGCTGCTGCCGCTGGACCCGCCGCGCAACGGCACCGGGGACGCCATCGCTGCGCTGTTCTTCGGACATTACCTGCAGTCGGGCGAGGTGACCACGGCCCTGCAGCGGTCCATGGGGGCGCTGTACGGTCTGCTGGAGCGGACCCACCGGACGGGCAGCCGGGAGATCGCGCTGATCGCCGCGCAGGAGGAATTCGTGCGGCCCAGCCACACTTTTACGGTTGATCAGGTGGGCTGA
- a CDS encoding response regulator: MKPIDILLVEDNPADVLLTQEAFEEADFPHHLHHARDGVDALAFLRREQHYADVPRPDVVLMDLNMPRMSGLEVLDILKLDEELRNIPVIVLTTSRAESDIWRSYNLHANAYIPKPVSIGDFVEVVRSLGNFWFKRVALPPNHRP, encoded by the coding sequence ATGAAACCCATTGATATCCTGCTGGTTGAGGACAACCCCGCTGACGTCCTGCTGACCCAGGAAGCCTTCGAAGAGGCCGACTTTCCGCACCACCTGCACCACGCCCGCGACGGCGTGGACGCGCTGGCCTTCTTGCGCCGTGAGCAGCACTACGCGGACGTGCCCCGCCCGGACGTGGTGCTGATGGACCTGAACATGCCGCGCATGAGCGGGCTGGAAGTGCTGGACATCCTCAAGCTCGATGAGGAGCTGCGCAACATTCCGGTGATCGTCCTGACCACCTCCCGCGCCGAGAGCGACATCTGGCGCAGTTACAACCTGCATGCCAACGCCTACATCCCCAAACCGGTGAGCATCGGCGACTTTGTGGAAGTGGTGCGCTCGCTGGGCAACTTCTGGTTCAAACGTGTGGCGCTGCCCCCCAATCACCGCCCCTGA
- a CDS encoding enoyl-CoA hydratase-related protein — MTYHSVGLTRAGEVATLTLSAKMGSMGPDFWREVPQVLRELEDARVLIVRGQQIFSAGLDVKANAAQIAPVLGDPDGFAAVVAQMHAVTEGLAALSIPVIAAVHGWCIGAGLELISGADIRLCSADARFSLPEVRLGITADLGGLQRLPALIGRGRTAHLALTGEPIDANTAEIWGLVTEVLDTPEELFARADEMAAHLAALPPRALEGTKRTLNDDLPHARSLANAVQWNAQHMTLDGLQNALKK, encoded by the coding sequence ATGACATACCACAGCGTGGGCCTGACACGTGCAGGCGAGGTGGCGACCCTGACCCTGAGCGCCAAGATGGGCAGCATGGGGCCGGACTTCTGGCGCGAGGTGCCGCAGGTGCTGCGCGAACTGGAGGACGCGCGCGTGCTGATTGTGCGCGGCCAGCAGATTTTCAGCGCCGGTCTGGACGTGAAGGCCAACGCTGCCCAGATCGCTCCGGTGCTGGGCGACCCTGACGGGTTCGCGGCGGTTGTGGCACAGATGCATGCCGTCACCGAGGGTCTGGCGGCCCTGTCCATTCCGGTGATCGCTGCCGTGCACGGCTGGTGCATCGGTGCGGGGCTGGAATTGATCAGCGGGGCCGACATCCGCCTGTGCAGCGCCGACGCCCGCTTTAGCTTGCCGGAGGTTCGGCTGGGGATCACTGCCGATCTGGGGGGATTGCAACGTCTGCCTGCCCTGATCGGACGGGGCCGGACCGCTCATCTGGCCCTGACGGGTGAGCCGATTGACGCCAATACCGCTGAAATCTGGGGCCTGGTTACGGAAGTGCTGGACACCCCCGAAGAGCTGTTTGCGCGGGCGGATGAGATGGCGGCCCACCTCGCTGCCCTGCCGCCCAGGGCCCTGGAGGGCACCAAGCGCACGCTCAACGATGATCTGCCGCATGCCCGCAGCCTCGCCAACGCCGTACAGTGGAACGCACAGCACATGACGCTGGACGGATTGCAAAATGCCCTGAAGAAGTAG
- a CDS encoding SDR family oxidoreductase, producing the protein MTSAPQQLSPGTPESTFRPDLLAGKHALITGGGSGINLGIAQSFAAHGCAVTILGRNLEKAQRAAQGIVDAGGRATGVSADVRDYVALEAAAAQAVQAHGDFDIVLAGAAGNFPAPVDGISPNGFKTVVDIDLLGTYNTIKAAAPHLKTPGGSVLSISAYGIPVPMQAHVVAAKAGVDALTRTLAVEWGLRGIRVNAIIPGPIDGTEGMARLAPDEESRRRVAGSVPLGRMGVPQDIANAALFLVSDAASYVTGVILPVDGGQNMLGGAPQYQTFQAMGFGSKKD; encoded by the coding sequence ATGACCTCAGCCCCGCAACAGCTCAGCCCTGGCACCCCCGAGTCCACCTTTCGTCCCGACCTGCTGGCGGGCAAGCACGCGCTGATTACCGGGGGCGGCAGCGGCATCAACCTGGGCATTGCCCAGAGTTTTGCGGCGCATGGCTGCGCCGTGACCATCCTGGGCCGCAACCTGGAGAAGGCGCAGCGGGCCGCACAGGGCATCGTGGACGCCGGCGGGCGGGCCACCGGGGTCAGCGCGGACGTGCGCGACTACGTGGCGCTGGAGGCGGCGGCGGCGCAGGCCGTGCAGGCCCACGGTGACTTTGACATCGTGCTCGCGGGGGCGGCCGGCAACTTTCCGGCGCCGGTGGACGGCATCAGCCCCAACGGTTTCAAGACGGTGGTGGACATTGACCTGCTGGGCACCTACAACACCATCAAGGCGGCCGCTCCCCACCTGAAGACCCCCGGCGGCAGCGTGCTGAGCATCAGCGCCTACGGCATTCCGGTGCCCATGCAGGCGCATGTGGTGGCGGCCAAGGCCGGCGTGGACGCCCTGACGCGCACCCTGGCGGTGGAGTGGGGCCTGCGCGGCATCCGCGTGAACGCCATCATTCCCGGCCCCATTGACGGCACCGAGGGCATGGCACGGCTGGCCCCGGATGAGGAAAGCCGCCGCCGGGTCGCGGGCAGCGTGCCCCTGGGCCGCATGGGCGTCCCGCAGGACATCGCCAACGCCGCGTTGTTCCTCGTCTCGGACGCGGCCAGCTACGTCACCGGCGTGATTCTGCCGGTGGACGGTGGGCAGAACATGCTGGGCGGCGCACCGCAGTACCAGACCTTCCAGGCCATGGGGTTTGGAAGCAAGAAGGACTGA